In Streptomyces dangxiongensis, one DNA window encodes the following:
- a CDS encoding sodium:solute symporter, with amino-acid sequence MAVDYTVIVVYLAGMLGMGWWGMRRARSRSDFLVAGRRLGPVMYSGTMAAIVLGGASTIGGVGLGYRYGLSGAWMVLTIGLGLLALSVFFSARIARLKVYTVSEMLDLRYGGRAGVISGVVMWAYTLMLAVTSTIAYATIFDVLFDMNRTVAIVLGGSVVVAYSTLGGMWSITLTDMVQFVVKTVGVLLLLLPVAVVRAGGFSQMKAQLPASYFDPLGIGGETVFTYVLIYTFGMLIGQDIWQRVFTARSDRTARWGGTVAGTYCLAYALAGAVIGTAAKVLYPDLGSPDDAFATIVKDELPVGVRGLVLAAALAAVMSTSSGALIACATVADHDIWSRLRGAVRRDGDCHDEVAGNRAFILVMGVAVIGTAIALDNVVEALTVAYDLLVGGLLVPILGGLLWKRGTARGALASVVVGGLAVIGLMAGYGILAGEPVYYGLPASLVAYVAVSLATEPTDEAVLAAWRERLAGRSPELVSEPAPAHQ; translated from the coding sequence ATGGCCGTCGACTACACAGTGATCGTCGTCTATCTCGCCGGCATGCTGGGCATGGGCTGGTGGGGCATGCGCCGGGCGAGGTCCAGGAGCGACTTCCTGGTCGCCGGCCGCCGCCTCGGGCCGGTCATGTACTCCGGCACCATGGCGGCGATCGTCCTCGGCGGCGCCTCCACCATCGGCGGCGTGGGTCTCGGCTACCGCTACGGCCTGTCCGGCGCCTGGATGGTCCTCACCATCGGCCTGGGCCTGCTCGCCCTGTCGGTCTTCTTCTCCGCCCGCATCGCCCGCCTGAAGGTCTACACGGTCTCCGAGATGCTCGACCTGCGCTACGGCGGCCGGGCGGGGGTCATCTCGGGCGTGGTCATGTGGGCGTACACCCTCATGCTGGCGGTGACGTCCACCATCGCCTACGCCACGATCTTCGACGTCCTGTTCGACATGAACCGTACGGTCGCGATCGTCCTGGGCGGCTCCGTCGTCGTCGCCTACTCCACCCTCGGCGGCATGTGGTCCATCACGCTCACCGACATGGTCCAGTTCGTCGTCAAGACGGTCGGCGTGCTGCTCCTGCTCCTGCCGGTCGCCGTCGTCAGGGCGGGCGGCTTCTCGCAGATGAAGGCCCAGCTACCGGCCTCGTACTTCGACCCGCTGGGCATCGGCGGCGAGACCGTCTTCACCTACGTCCTGATCTACACGTTCGGCATGCTGATCGGCCAGGACATCTGGCAGCGCGTGTTCACCGCCCGCAGCGACAGGACCGCGAGGTGGGGCGGCACGGTGGCCGGAACGTACTGTCTGGCCTACGCCCTCGCCGGCGCGGTGATCGGCACGGCCGCCAAGGTGCTCTACCCCGACCTGGGCAGCCCCGACGACGCCTTCGCCACCATCGTCAAGGACGAACTCCCCGTCGGGGTGCGCGGACTGGTGCTGGCCGCCGCGCTCGCCGCGGTGATGTCGACGTCCTCCGGCGCCCTGATCGCCTGCGCCACGGTCGCCGACCACGACATCTGGTCCCGCCTGCGCGGTGCCGTACGACGGGACGGCGACTGCCACGACGAGGTCGCGGGCAACCGCGCCTTCATCCTCGTCATGGGCGTGGCCGTGATCGGCACCGCGATCGCCCTGGACAACGTGGTCGAGGCCCTCACCGTGGCCTACGACCTGCTCGTCGGCGGTCTGCTCGTGCCCATCCTCGGCGGCCTGCTCTGGAAGCGGGGCACGGCCCGGGGCGCGCTGGCCTCGGTCGTCGTCGGCGGCCTCGCCGTCATCGGGCTCATGGCCGGCTACGGCATCCTCGCCGGCGAGCCCGTCTACTACGGCCTGCCGGCCTCCCTCGTGGCCTACGTCGCCGTGTCCCTGGCGACGGAGCCCACCGACGAGGCGGTCCTCGCCGCCTGGCGCGAACGCCTCGCCGGACGGTCCCCCGAACTCGTGTCCGAACCGGCCCCGGCTCACCAGTAG
- the speB gene encoding agmatinase: protein MSSNETPRGPVDSSRIPRYAGPATFARLPRLDEVGTADVAVVGVPFDSGVSYRPGARFGGNAIREASRLLRPYNPAQDASPFALAQVADGGDIAVNPFNINEAVETVEAAADELLGTGARLMTLGGDHTIALPLLRSVAKKHGPVALLHFDAHLDTWDTYFGAEYTHGTPFRRAVEEGILDTEALSHVGTRGPLYGKQDLTDDEKMGFGIVTSADIYRRGADEVADQLRQRIGDRPLYISIDIDCLDPAHAPGTGTPEAGGMTSRELLEILRGLASCNLVSADVVEVAPAYDHAEITSVAASHTAYELTTIMSSQIAAARKDAEAK, encoded by the coding sequence ATGAGCAGCAACGAGACGCCCCGCGGCCCCGTGGACTCCTCCCGCATCCCGCGGTACGCCGGCCCCGCGACCTTCGCCCGGCTGCCCCGCCTCGACGAGGTCGGCACCGCCGATGTCGCCGTCGTCGGCGTGCCGTTCGACTCCGGCGTCTCGTACCGGCCGGGCGCCCGCTTCGGCGGCAACGCCATCCGCGAGGCTTCCCGGCTGCTGCGCCCGTACAACCCGGCGCAGGACGCGTCCCCGTTCGCCCTCGCGCAGGTCGCGGACGGCGGTGACATCGCCGTGAACCCGTTCAACATCAACGAGGCCGTGGAGACCGTCGAGGCCGCCGCGGACGAGCTGCTCGGCACCGGCGCCCGCCTGATGACCCTCGGCGGCGACCACACCATCGCCCTGCCGCTGCTGCGCTCGGTCGCGAAGAAGCACGGCCCGGTCGCCCTGCTCCACTTCGACGCCCACCTCGACACGTGGGACACCTACTTCGGCGCCGAGTACACCCACGGCACCCCGTTCCGCCGCGCCGTCGAGGAGGGCATCCTCGACACCGAGGCCCTCTCCCACGTCGGCACCCGCGGCCCGCTGTACGGCAAGCAGGACCTCACCGACGACGAGAAGATGGGCTTCGGCATCGTCACCTCCGCCGACATCTACCGCCGCGGCGCCGACGAGGTCGCCGACCAGCTACGCCAGCGCATCGGCGACCGCCCGCTGTACATCTCCATCGACATCGACTGCCTCGACCCGGCCCACGCGCCCGGCACCGGCACCCCGGAGGCCGGCGGCATGACCTCCCGCGAACTCCTGGAGATCCTGCGCGGCCTGGCCTCCTGCAACCTGGTCTCGGCGGACGTCGTCGAGGTGGCACCGGCGTACGACCACGCCGAGATCACCTCGGTCGCCGCCTCCCACACGGCGTACGAACTCACCACCATCATGAGCAGCCAGATCGCGGCGGCCCGGAAGGACGCGGAAGCGAAGTGA
- a CDS encoding thiamine pyrophosphate-binding protein translates to MTHDHDLVLRPTAAQTEAALNPPAGRNGGDLVVETLAGLGATTVFGLPGQHALGMFDALRRSTLHYVGLRVENNAGFAADAYGRITGEAAPLLLSTGPGALTSLAALQEAAAASAPVLAISSQIPTAGLGGGRHGYLHELPDQAASFRGVVKSVHTVRTQSQIPSAVAAAWKSALTAPHGPVWVEIPQDVLLAETALPVVTAIDATPDDLVPRPELTAVAADLLSNAARPVIIAGGGVVRSDASGKLRRLAEKLDAPVVTTFGGKGAFPWKHPLSLQSWLEDRHTTDFLEDADVLLVVGSGLGELSSNYHTFKPRGRVIQIEADAGKLESNHPALGIHADARLALQALLETVTERTDASAPERVRNVLARIEQRIASQELTLEQDVLAAVRAALPADSPSFWDMTILAYWAWSAFDAQGPNTMHSAQGAGGLGYGFPAALGAATADPTRPVLAVSGDGGALYSVAELATARQYDLPVTWLIVDDGGYGILREYMTEAFGRTTATDLTGPDFVALAESFGVPGVRTTPESLKKDLTKALSAPGPSVVVLPAVLRMFAPTHLGSD, encoded by the coding sequence GTGACGCACGACCACGACCTGGTGCTCCGCCCGACGGCCGCGCAGACGGAGGCCGCGCTGAACCCGCCCGCCGGCCGCAACGGCGGAGACCTGGTCGTGGAGACGCTGGCCGGGCTCGGCGCGACCACGGTCTTCGGCCTGCCCGGCCAGCACGCCCTCGGCATGTTCGACGCGCTGCGCCGCTCCACTCTCCACTACGTCGGCCTGCGGGTGGAGAACAACGCGGGCTTCGCGGCGGACGCCTACGGCAGGATCACCGGCGAGGCGGCCCCGCTGCTGCTGTCGACCGGCCCCGGCGCCCTGACCTCGCTCGCCGCCCTCCAGGAGGCGGCGGCCGCCTCCGCCCCCGTCCTGGCGATCAGCAGCCAGATCCCGACGGCCGGCCTGGGCGGCGGCCGGCACGGCTACCTCCACGAACTCCCCGACCAGGCGGCCTCGTTCCGGGGTGTCGTCAAGTCGGTCCACACCGTCCGCACCCAGTCCCAGATCCCCTCCGCCGTCGCGGCGGCTTGGAAGTCGGCGCTCACGGCCCCGCACGGGCCGGTGTGGGTGGAGATCCCGCAGGACGTGCTCCTCGCGGAGACGGCCCTGCCCGTGGTGACGGCGATCGACGCGACCCCCGACGACCTGGTCCCGCGCCCCGAACTGACGGCGGTGGCCGCGGACCTGCTGTCGAACGCGGCCCGCCCGGTGATCATCGCGGGCGGGGGAGTCGTACGGTCGGACGCGTCGGGCAAGCTGCGCCGGCTGGCCGAGAAGCTGGACGCGCCCGTGGTGACGACGTTCGGCGGCAAGGGCGCCTTCCCCTGGAAGCACCCTCTCTCCCTCCAGTCCTGGCTGGAGGACCGGCACACCACCGACTTCCTGGAGGACGCGGACGTACTCCTCGTGGTCGGCTCCGGCCTCGGCGAACTCTCCTCGAACTACCACACGTTCAAGCCCCGCGGCCGGGTGATCCAGATCGAGGCGGACGCCGGCAAACTGGAGTCCAACCACCCGGCCCTGGGCATCCACGCCGACGCCCGCCTGGCTCTCCAGGCGCTGCTGGAGACGGTGACGGAGCGGACGGACGCATCGGCGCCGGAACGCGTACGGAATGTCCTCGCGAGGATCGAGCAGCGCATCGCGTCCCAGGAACTCACCCTGGAACAGGACGTGCTGGCCGCCGTCCGCGCCGCCCTGCCCGCGGACTCCCCGTCCTTCTGGGACATGACCATCCTGGCCTACTGGGCCTGGTCCGCCTTCGACGCCCAGGGCCCCAACACCATGCACTCGGCCCAGGGCGCCGGCGGCCTCGGCTACGGCTTCCCGGCGGCACTCGGCGCGGCGACGGCCGACCCGACCCGCCCGGTGCTGGCCGTGTCCGGCGACGGCGGCGCCCTGTACTCCGTCGCGGAACTGGCCACGGCCCGCCAGTACGACCTGCCGGTCACCTGGCTGATCGTCGACGACGGCGGCTACGGCATCCTGCGCGAGTACATGACGGAGGCCTTCGGCCGGACGACGGCGACGGACCTGACCGGCCCGGACTTCGTGGCCCTCGCCGAGTCCTTCGGCGTCCCGGGGGTCCGGACGACCCCGGAGTCCCTGAAGAAGGACCTGACCAAGGCGCTGTCCGCACCGGGCCCCTCGGTGGTGGTGCTGCCGGCGGTGCTGCGGATGTTCGCGCCGACGCATCTGGGCTCGGACTGA
- a CDS encoding AAA family ATPase: protein MLLRFRVANVRSLRDEQELSFVAPGEEQGGSANPVDLAGGGSVSVFPLIGIFGANASGKSNVLTAMTDMRNAVLNSYAHWASYDGIPRQVFSLDPKSGGEPSFFEVDVVIDGVRWTYGFELGATRVESEWLHSYPRGRRQEWLDRDASRPDVFKWPGGRVKDRAQLVRRTRPNALLLSTAGTDNHPQLSPLFHWFRRNFWMISPEVERDERARYTTKELSGPRATRIQELLRVADLGITGATVVQDGPGRDTVKLTHHSAAGDVSFDWREESYGTRSWFALLGPLLLALDEGAVLLVDELDASLHSRFAAEVVRLFHDPYANPRGAQLVFTSHDATVLTTPSGERLLDPAQVWLTEKDKDGATELYPLTDAEPGEDEDLTQSYLAGAFGGVPALLEGQIARRLLVAREAGTYDGTGERADGAGRD, encoded by the coding sequence GTGCTGCTGAGGTTCCGCGTCGCGAACGTACGGTCCCTGCGAGACGAGCAGGAGCTGTCCTTCGTCGCGCCCGGCGAGGAACAGGGCGGATCGGCGAATCCGGTGGATCTCGCAGGCGGCGGATCCGTCTCCGTCTTCCCGCTGATCGGCATTTTCGGGGCCAACGCCTCCGGCAAGTCGAACGTGCTGACCGCGATGACGGACATGCGCAACGCGGTCCTCAACTCCTACGCGCACTGGGCCTCTTACGACGGCATCCCGCGCCAGGTCTTCTCCCTGGACCCCAAGAGCGGGGGCGAGCCCTCGTTCTTCGAGGTCGACGTCGTCATCGACGGGGTCCGCTGGACGTACGGCTTCGAGCTCGGCGCCACCCGCGTCGAGTCCGAATGGCTGCACAGCTACCCGCGCGGTCGCCGTCAGGAATGGCTCGACCGCGACGCCTCCCGGCCGGACGTCTTCAAGTGGCCCGGCGGACGCGTCAAGGACCGGGCCCAGCTCGTACGGCGCACGCGGCCGAACGCGCTGCTGCTCTCCACGGCCGGCACGGACAACCACCCGCAGCTCTCGCCGCTGTTCCACTGGTTCCGCCGCAACTTCTGGATGATCAGCCCTGAGGTCGAGCGGGACGAGCGCGCGCGGTACACCACGAAGGAGCTGTCCGGTCCGAGGGCCACCAGGATCCAGGAGCTGCTGAGGGTCGCCGACCTCGGCATCACCGGAGCCACGGTCGTCCAGGACGGCCCGGGCCGGGACACGGTGAAGCTGACGCACCACTCGGCTGCCGGGGACGTCTCCTTCGACTGGCGGGAGGAGTCCTACGGCACCCGGTCCTGGTTCGCCCTCCTGGGCCCCCTGCTCCTCGCCCTCGACGAAGGCGCGGTCCTCCTCGTCGACGAACTCGACGCCAGCCTGCACTCCCGTTTCGCAGCCGAGGTCGTCCGACTCTTCCACGACCCGTACGCGAACCCCAGGGGCGCCCAGCTAGTCTTCACGTCGCACGACGCGACGGTGCTCACCACCCCGAGCGGCGAGCGGCTCCTCGACCCGGCGCAGGTGTGGCTGACGGAGAAGGACAAGGACGGGGCGACCGAGCTGTATCCGCTCACCGACGCGGAGCCGGGCGAGGACGAGGACCTCACGCAGTCCTATCTGGCGGGGGCCTTCGGCGGGGTTCCGGCCCTCCTGGAGGGGCAGATCGCGCGGCGGCTGCTCGTGGCGCGTGAGGCGGGCACGTACGACGGGACGGGCGAGCGAGCGGACGGGGCGGGGCGCGACTGA
- a CDS encoding RloB family protein has protein sequence MGRAQRGKDSWERPARRGGQRKRQVFILTEGKVTEPSYLDILKEQGVPLADEVPVEMHIANRRADSGRKPLDLVEQAIRLKREEDRKAKRAGLEEKYLPQVWCLFDHDNYKYVRDALKQAEKADIGVAFSHPCFEVWRLAHYKPVSGSFAGVCDGAAGRLPFQRGSQDAKAPKVVLPHQVLGRYKTARKNAERMNKQHAAHVDKWDKDPYTDVHEFVKKALHIDTY, from the coding sequence ATGGGGCGGGCGCAGAGGGGCAAGGACTCGTGGGAGCGTCCGGCCCGGAGGGGCGGACAGCGCAAGCGCCAGGTCTTCATCCTCACCGAGGGCAAGGTGACCGAGCCGTCGTACCTCGACATCCTCAAGGAACAGGGCGTCCCGCTCGCCGACGAGGTCCCGGTGGAGATGCACATCGCCAACCGCAGAGCGGACAGCGGGCGCAAGCCGCTCGACCTGGTCGAGCAGGCGATCAGGCTGAAGCGCGAGGAGGACCGCAAGGCGAAGCGGGCCGGACTGGAGGAGAAGTACCTGCCTCAGGTCTGGTGCCTCTTCGACCACGACAACTACAAGTACGTCCGCGACGCGCTGAAGCAGGCGGAGAAGGCGGACATCGGCGTCGCCTTCTCGCATCCGTGCTTCGAGGTGTGGCGCCTGGCCCACTACAAGCCGGTCAGCGGTTCGTTCGCCGGGGTGTGCGACGGGGCGGCCGGGCGGCTCCCGTTCCAGCGAGGCTCCCAGGACGCCAAGGCCCCCAAGGTGGTCCTGCCGCACCAGGTCCTGGGCCGCTACAAGACGGCACGGAAGAACGCCGAGCGGATGAACAAACAGCACGCGGCACATGTGGACAAGTGGGACAAGGACCCTTACACGGACGTGCACGAGTTCGTGAAGAAGGCGCTGCACATCGACACGTACTGA